From Polypterus senegalus isolate Bchr_013 chromosome 15, ASM1683550v1, whole genome shotgun sequence, the proteins below share one genomic window:
- the mrpl32 gene encoding 39S ribosomal protein L32, mitochondrial yields the protein MNLERAFYLFRHSILNMEVKILDMMGFSRLPGLAPGLVIQGPTVLPKSSGPLGENSEEPSFLDSIFWMAAPKKRRTIEVNRCRRRNPQKLIKVETNIELCPACGNLKQKHVLCGYCYEKVKRETAVIRRQIQALEEKPLNSPSVETVVLYEGENPEEDDKNKRIVERSRKRPNWFSRY from the exons ATGAATTTGGAGcgtgccttttatttatttagacattCCATTTTAAATATGGAAGTAAAGATCCTGGATATGATGGGATTCAGCAGATTACCAG gttTAGCACCAGGGTTGGTGATTCAGGGTCCAACAGTGCTTCCTAAATCAAGTGGCCCTCTTGGTGAAAATTCAGAGGAGCCCAGCTTTCTTGATAGCATCTtttggatggctgccccaaaaaAGAGGCGCACCATTGAGGTGAATCGCTGCAGAAGACGCAATCCTCAAAAATTAATCAAAGTAGAG aCCAACATTGAGCTTTGCCCAGCCTGTGGAAATCTAAAGCAAAAACATGTCCTTTGTGGTTACTGTTATGAAAAAGTTAAACGTGAGACGGCTGTTATCCGACGACAGATACAGGCACTTGAAGAGAAACCCTTAAACAGCCCCAGTGTGGAAACAGTGGTCTTATATGAAGGTGAGAATCCAGAAGAGGATGACAAAAATAAGAGGATTGTTGAGAGAAGTCGAAAGCGCCCTAACTGGTTTTCACGATACTGA
- the LOC120515461 gene encoding proteasome subunit alpha type-2, with translation MAERGYSFSLTTFSPSGKLVQIEYALAAVAAGAPSVGIKAANGVVLATEKKQKSILYDEQSVHKVEPVTKHIGMVYSGMGPDYRVLVRRARKLAQQYFLVYQEPIPTAQLVQRVASVMQEYTQSGGVRPFGVSLLIAGWDEGRPYLFQSDPSGAYFAWKATAMGKNYVNGKTFLEKRYNEDLELEDAIHTAILTLKESFEGQMTEDNIEVGICNEAGFRRLSPAEVKDYLAAIA, from the exons ATGGCTGAGCGAGGATACAGTTTTTCTTTAACAACATTTAG TCCTTCTGGAAAGTTGGTTCAGATTGAGTATGCTTTGGCAGCAGTAGCAGCtggtgctccatctgttggaattaaag CTGCAAATGGAGTTGTGCTAgcaacagagaaaaaacaaaagtctATACTTTATGATGAACAGAGTGTCCATAAAGTGGAGCCTGTCACCAAGCACATAGGCATGGTGTATAGTGGAATGGGCCCAGATTACag agttTTGGTACGACGAGCTCGTAAGTTGGCACAACAGTATTTCTTAGTTTATCAGGAGCCCATTCCCACTGCTCAGCTAGTGCAAAGAGTAGCATCAGTAATGCAGGAGTACACGCAGTCAGG TGGTGTGCGTCCTTTTGGAGTTTCATTACTCATAGCTGGATGGGATGAGGGTCGGCCCTATCTTTTCCAGTCAGACCCATCA GGTGCTTATTTTGCATGGAAAGCAACAGCTATGGGAAAGAATTATGTAAATGGAAAAACCTTCCTAGAAAAAAG ATATAATGAAGATTTAGAGCTTGAAGATGCTATTCATACAGCTATTCTGACACTAAAG GAAAGTTTTGAAGGACAGATGACTGAAGACAACATAGAGGTTGGCATCTGCAATGAGGCAGGATTCCGCAGGCTGTCCCCAGCAGAAGTTAAAGATTACTTGGCGGCAATAGCCTGA
- the LOC120515536 gene encoding protein N-terminal glutamine amidohydrolase-like codes for MLNQSDGFAMLAVPVVDRVLVYPLSLCFIYFLLFFFPRKLRVIPADTFLKTFASDRSHMKDPTGEWRMPPPTYPCIETTECKMNLDDFISMDANIGWGVVYTLTAFTQQFS; via the exons ATGTTAAATCAAAGTGACGGTTTTGCCATGCTGGCAGTACCAGTTGtggacagggtgctagtctaTC CCCTTtctctgtgttttatctattttcttttattttttttccccaggaaactcCGAGTTATACCAGCAGACACATTCTTGAAGACCTTTGCTTCTGATCGCTCCCACATGAAGGATCCCACAGGAGAATGGCGCATGCCGCCACCCACATATCCCTGTATTGAGACCACAG AATGCAAGATGAACCTGGATGACTTCATTAGCATGGATGCCAACATTGGATGGGGAGTTGTATACACTTTAACAGCGTTCACCCAACAGttcagttga